From the genome of Mucilaginibacter paludis DSM 18603:
GCTATATTTTTTCATGAAACTTTCGTTGCTGATCACCCAGCCTAAACCAATAGCCGGATAACTGGTAGTTTGATGTCCTTTCGCTAAAGCAGAGTTAGCATCCGAACGAATACTTGCAGTAAAGTCATATCTGCGGTCAAAGGCATAATTTAAACGACCAACGTAAGACACAAGTCCCTGTTCGCTAAAAACTCCGTTTTGTGGTACAACAGTTTTTGCCAGTGCAAGATTTGAATTAAGATTGGTAGCGGAAGCAATACCGGTTGCGTTAAACCCGGAATTTTCTGTATGCGCCAGTTCATTGGTAAAAACTGCAACAACATTTACGGCATGTTTCTTCGCAAAAACGTTATCATAGGTTAATAAATGCTCCTGATTTAGGCGGTAAGAATAATTATTTACCGTACTGGCCGTGGTTTGTGATACATTAAAAATACTGAAATTGTTGATACCATTGTAAGTTCCGGCCAGAGATTGAGAGAAATTATAATTAACCGTATAGCGGTACTTAAGGTGTTAAACCGGGCTTAGCTCACCATACAGAACATTATTTGATACCAAACCTCTGGTATAGTTATAATAAATATCTGGCCTGCTGCTTTGAAAAAGCGGGTTGGCAAAAGTAGCATCTACCTGCCCTACCTGAGGCGTTAAATTTATTGAACCATCCGCGTTGTAAGGATAGCTTAACGGACTTATATACAGCGCATTTTGGTACTGACTACCACCGCCTGCGTTGATTAACCGTACCGTGGTTTGGGTACTCAAGCCAAACTTGATGTAATTATTTATCTTATGATCAAGTGCCGCATTTAACGAAATACGTTTGGTACCGTTGTTAGGTTCCAGGTTGTTGTTTACACGGTAGCCTAAGCCGACATTGAACTGTGTTTTTTCTGTACCACTTGATATCCGTAAGCTCTGATCCCAAACAAACGCATCTTTAATTAACAATGACGGATAATCTGTACTTACACCCTCGTTTAAAGCTTGAGTTTCTGTAGCGGTAAGGTCGTATGGGTTAACATTCTGATTACTTTGAAGAACCGCACCTTGTCTGGCATCAATTTGTAACTGGGCGAATTGTTTCCCGTTTAACATTTTTACTTTGCCTTCCAGTTTGTTAATACCATAATAAGTATCGTAAGATGTGATGGTTTCGCCAACACGACCGCGATTAGTTGTAATTAAAATTACACCGCCCGAGGCGCGTGAGCCGTAAATGGCAGTTGCCGAGCCCCCCTTTAATATATCAATGCTTTTAATGTTATTAGGATCAATATTCTCGATAGAATTGTAATAAGGTTCACCATCCAAAACGATCAGCGGGCCATCGGTGCCAGGTGAAGCGCCTATAGTGCGGTTACCTCGTAAGCTAATGACAGGGCCGTTAGTCCCCTGAACTACGTCCAAGCCGGCTACACGGCCTTTTAACTGGTCAAAAACATTAGATGCCGGGATTTCTTTCAAAACCTTGGCGTCAACACTAACTACTGTTCCGGTAACATTTTCTCTTTTCAGTGTACCGTAACCTACTACCACAACTTCGTTGAGGTTTTTGGCATTTGGAGTTAAAGAAATAGTACCCAGGTTAGTTACGCCTTTGGACAGTAACTTTTCATGTTCGGTATATCCAACAAAAGAAACGATGACCTTTGTTGTTCCGGCTGGAACTTTCAAAGTAAAAGCGCCATTGATATCGGTTGTAGTAGCAGTTGTAGTACCAGGAACCTTTATTGTAGCACCTATTAGGGCTTCTCCTCTTTCATCGACCACCTTACCATGTAAAGCGACCGTCTGTGCAAAAAGGGTGAGGGAAAATAAGTTCACCGAAATGGTGATCATCATAATTTTCCAAAATTTAATAAGTTGAAGTTTTTGCATAATTTTATTGTAATAATTGGTGATTTTAAATTAATCCTCTTAGAAGTCTTATTTCAGAGGTCTACCCATTAAGGTTTGCAATTCAGGTCAGCGTATCTCTTATCATATGTTAAAATTTAATTTATACGGTCTATACATTTTTCTTCATTTACATTAGGTTGCCTTGCGATATTCCAGTTACAAAATACAATGAGGTTGATTAATTTCAATCGGTTTAAATGGGCTCAATAGCTACATATAACCATATATCTAACTAAATCGAAACAAACATTTCAATCGATTGCATTAATAAATGAAAGCATATTCAAATAACATAGTTTAATCCCCCAAAATAATACTATTTGTTTTAGAATTGGTTTAATCTTGGCCTCGGTTACCCAGATGTGGTACACTTACCTCATCAAAAGTCAGCAATCGCTCTGATTGGTACTACTTCAAATGTCTAAATCTCAAGTACAAATGTTCAATTACCGCTACCGGCAAAACAAAGCACCATCACGTTTAGTATTTAAAATGCTATAATTCAATTATTTAAGTAAATATCCCCCATTTAAAACAATTAAGTACTGATTCTTTCATAATTCCTTAGGTGAAGTATTGAACCTTTGTTATTTAAAAGCTTTAAGCACAATTAAACACTAACAAAAGCTTCCGGATAACATAGTTTCTCATTCTTTAATAAGTTAGATTTCCTCTACCCCTCCGCCGCTATTTGCATTATAACTTTCCATCCTGCACGACGGATAACTATTAGCTGCAATTAGAGCAAAGTTTCAATTACCATTCCCACTATGCCTTGCATATGGGAGAGTGCATTAATTTCAATTTGTTTTTTCTCAAGTCATAATTTTCTGTCGGTTAATCACTGGTCTACTTTAAACTCAATTGCTATTCCTTTATTCAGAAATTGCAATCGATTTTATGATACCAAAAACACTTAAATGAGCATATAGCACCTAAGTGATTAGTTTTTTATTCAATCGATTGCATTTTTTTATCAACGCGTGCAAACAGATGTTTAAAAGAGCTAAAAAAATAGGTTTGTAGTTTATTGGTTATAATCACACACAATCGGCATCATATGTAATATTTGTATTGCAAACCTCTACATTAAGTGTCCTTTGTACTATTACATATGTATAAATCTCTATCATAAATGTTCAAACTATAAAAAAAATCGGCCGTATTGTATTGTAATTAAGCAAATTCAAAATACCGGTTAACCTCAAATAACAGGTCTATTTAGCAGCCCAAGGCCTCTTTTGACGGCAAACAGAAATAGGTATGCCCAGCAGGTAGTTATTACTATACATAACTCCATCCACTTCTTTATAATCGTTAATATTGACGATTGATAACACATGTTCATACCGTTTCCAGGTGATTGGGGATCCTGCTTTTATGATAAAGACTCCCCATGGCCAAAACTAAAAAACGATAACCGCAGATTAACTACGGTTATCGTTTTTTAGTTTTGTTTAAAAAGATCGGACTTGAGGCTACCTAACGGATGGTCAGCTGTATTGATTTCAGGTCTTTTGGATCTGAGCTTTCACCGTATAACAACTGGTAATTACCGGGCGATACGCGTACAACAGCGTCCGTCGGGTCGAAGAATTCAAAAGTTTTAGGCGGTAGATCGAGAGTTACCATTTCCGTTTTTCCAGCGGAAACAGGTATCCGTTTAAATCCTCTCAATGTTTTTGATGCGCCATCAGGATCATCCACCTTGCGGATGTAAACCTGCAGAAGTTCGGTACCATCTGTTTTGCCTGCATTTGCTACCGGTACGCGAAGTTGAATTGCCTCGCCCTTAGTGATATTGTTTTTGGTTAACTTGGCTTCGCCAATATTAAATGTTGTATAGCTTAAGCCAAAGCCGAAAGGAAAAAGGGGCGCAGATTTGAGATAGCGATAAGTTCGGCCCTTCATGGAGTAATCGCTAAAATCCGGCAATTGCTGAACATTACGGTAGAAGGTGACCGGTAAATGTCCCGAAGGATTGTAGTCGCCGAAAAGCACATCGGCCACCGCCTGGCCGCCAGACTCGCCCGCATACCAGGCCTGCAGGATGGCATCGCAATTTTGCGTCTCGGGCACCATCGCTATTGCCGAACCTGAACAGTTAACAAATACGATTTTTTTACCGGCTTTCCTGAGTGCCTCTATACAATTACGCTGTACGGCAGGCAACTCTATGTCAGTACGGTCGCCTCCTTTAAAGCCAGGCAGTTGTACAGGCATTTCTTCGCCTTCAAGTTTCGGAGAAATACCGCCAACAAACACAACAATATCGGCGTCTTTTACTTTTTCAATTATGCCGTCATAAGTAAGCGGAATTTCTTTACCAAAGTTAAATCCCAGGTTCGCCGTCCAGTTGTTCAACTGTTTGTATCGCAGCTCAATCACGTACTCTTTTCCAGCCTCAACCTGCAAAGGGAACCGGGCAGGGAGCGATCTCCAGCTGCCGGTTCTAAAAACCTGCTTATTGTTAATAAATAATTCTGCTGAGCCCGTTGCTTCCAGTTTAAAAACCAGTTCGCCGGTAACAGATGCCTTATATACTGTTTCGTATTTTGCAGAAAAGTCTTGTGTGTTTACCCCTTGCGCAAATTGGTGAGCCCCAAACGTAGTAAGTGCTACCGGCGCTGTTAATTGCTCGGTTATTACGGTAGGAGATTCAAAATTGCGGTTATTCCAGTAAGTAGCACGGATGCCTTTTTTACCATCAATAGAGCAATTACCAATCAGGCTTTCTGTAATTTTATCATCGGTAAGGTCACAACCGGCGTCGTAAATAACATGATCTGCGCCCAGTTTAGTTTTGATACCCTCTAAAATATTGATAGTGCGCAACGGGGTGCCGTTATAATTGCCCGATAGCATTTGCGAATCATTGGCATTAGGACCTATAACAGCTAACTTGCCAATGCTTTTACTCAGCGGCAAAATGTTATTGTTGTTTTGCAAAAGCGTCATGGTTTCGCGAGCCATATCAAGCGCAAGTTTCTGGTGATCCTCGGAGTTAACTACCGACAAGGGTATCTTAGTCCAGGGAACCAATTCGTCCTTATCCATTTCACCAAGCTCAAAACGTTGCGTCATCAGGCGTACAACACTGGTATTGATATCTTTTTCTTTAATCAGGCCGCGGTAAACCGCATCGGGTATTTTATCAAAGGCGTAACCCACACACTCTACGTCAGTTCCAGACAGAACGGCCTTAGCTGAAGCGTGTGTAGCATCGGATGAGCTATGATGAGAATTGTAAAAGTCGGTAATGGCGCCGCAATCCGACACAACAAGGTACTTGAACCCCCAGTCTTCACGTAAAATCTGCCCTAACAAACGGCTGTTGCCACAGCATGGTTCATCATCCAAACGCTGATACGCGCACATCACTTCCCTTACATCGGCATCCTGAACTAAGGACTTAAAAGCGGGAAGATAAGTTTCCCACAGATCCCGCGGAGTAACGTCGGTAACGTTCATTTCATGACGGCTCCACTCCGGCCCGGAGTGAACTGCGTAGTGCTTGGCGCAGGCCAGCAGCTTACGGTATTTGGCATCGGCAGGCCCCTGTAAACCCTTTACTACAGACACGCCCATGCGCGAGGTTAAATATGGATCTTCACCATAGGTCTCCTGCCCCCTGCCCCATCGCGGATCGCGAAAGATATTGACATTAGGGGTCCAAACGGAAAGATCATGAAAACGCTGGCTTTCAACCTGTTTTCTATACTCGTTATTTTTGGCCCGTGCCTCGTCAGACACGGCGTCAAATACATGGAACAGCTTTTGGTCATCAAACGAGGCCGCCATGCCCACAGGCTCCGGGAAAACCGTAACCGGCCCCTGGTTTGCATAACCATGAAGCGCCTCGCTCCACCAGTTAAATTTTTTGATCCCCAAACGAGGAACGGCTTCCGACACATCTTTCATCAAGCCCACCTTCTCTTTCAATGTCAGTCGTGTAACCAGGTCTTTAGCCCTTGCTTCTGAGGATAAAGCCGGATTTTGATAAGGCAGTTGCTGCGCAGAGGCGATAAGCCCCCACATCAGGCCTGCACCAATAAGTATTTTTGTCTTCATCATATGTAAATTTTAAATTGATCGTTTAGTTCTATTCTATCAGCCTGTTTATAGTCTTACAGTTACTTTTTTGCCATCATATTCCACAATCCTTCCATTCCCTTCATTAAGGTCAATCCCCACGCCTTCCTTCACTAAAACAACATGCAGCACGCGTGCAGTTTTCATCGCTGTATAGGCCCCTTTCCTGGCTTCTATCATGAGCTCCTTTATTTTATCGTTCCACGAAAGTTGCCAGGTTGCAAATTTGCCTTCGGTATAATGATAATTATCTCCTTCGTCCTCATAGATGGTAAACTTTCCATCAGCGCCAGGATAAACCCTGATTTCCCAGGGTGCATCAGGTTTTTCGGCGGAATACTGCATAACCGGCCCCATCGGCACAATTGAACCGGCTTTCACAAAAACGGGAATATGATCAATAGGAGCGGCTGAAACGATTGTGTTTCCTCCCTGGTATTGTTTACCTGTCCAAAAGTCGAACCACTTGGTTCCGGCAGGCAGGTACAGTGTACGGGATTTATTGACCGTATTTAAAACACTATCTCCGGGGGCGTAATACATGGGCGATGTAACCGGGCATACCAGGAAAGCGCCACCGAACATAAACTGATCCTTAATATTATACACGAGGTTATCTTTTCTGAAATCAAAAAGTAAGGATCTTGTCATCGTATAATCCTGGCGCGTTACCATAGCGGCTACAGAATAGGTATAGGGCAATAGGCGATAGCGCAGATTGATCTGCTTAAGGATAGCATCATAAAACAGATCTCCGGGCGCGCCAAACCTCCAGGGCTCACGGGCAAAATCAGTACCATGGCTTCTAAAAAGCGGCAGCCATTGACTGTACTGGATGTTACGCACATAAAATTCTTTATAGCCGTTATCCGCAGTGCCTTTGGGAAATTCACCTTTGCCAAACCACTCCACATGGGTGCGAACAAAAAAAGCGCCGGCATCAATAGTCCAGTACGGCGATCCGGTAACCATATAATTTAACCCTCCTGGAATCCAACTCTTGAAATCTGCCCAGGTTGCTTTGGTATCGCCGTTCCAAACCATTGTTCCGTAGCGCTGCTGGCCTGGGAAAGATGCCCGGGTTAAATTAACCACACGCTTATCACTACCTGTTTTACGCTGGTTTTGGTAGATACCCATGGCATGATGCAGCGAAAAGGTATTTACCCTCTCCTCTCCAAGCAAATCTGCCATCACTTTTACATTTTTGACGAACCGGGCGGTAGCGTCTCCGGCAATATCATTGGCGCCGCGGTTCCAGTCGGCTTCTACCGGTTCAGACGAATCGCACCACCAGGCATCAACCCCTTTGGTAAATAAATTGGGGTAAACATAATTATCCCAATACATGTTACGGCCAGCGGGGCTATAGGCATCGTAAATGCGCCGCCCCAATACTAAACCCTTATCGCCCATCTCCTTTTCTTCCTCGGCGGCTAACTGTGGCCATATCGATAGCATGAAGTGTGCATTCTGTTGATGCACATCGTCAATCATTTTTTGGGGGGAGGGATACTTTTGTGCGTCAAATTTTTTGTAACCCCACAAACCATCCTTCCAATACAGCCAATCCTGAACGATAACGTCTAATGGTATATGGCTGCCCCGAAAACGGGTCACAACGCTATCAACTTCGTGCTGGTTCACATACCTTTCTTTCGACTGTACATAGCCAAATATATATTTGGGCGGCAGCTCCACTTTACCGGTCAATGTTCTGAATTGGTGAATGATCTGATCAAACTCAGGGCCGTACATAAAATAGTAATCAACCTGGTTTACCGCAAGCATCTCCATGAAGCTCCCGGCATGGTCATCATGAAAAATCATAGCAGATCCCGCGTCGAAAAGCAGGCCATAGCCTTTACTCGACATCAGTACAGGCATGCTCTTTTTCAAATTATATTGGTAGAGATATTGGCTGGTACCACGTAAGTTCATATGGTCTTCCTGGTGTGATCCTAAGCCATAAAGCGCCTCGCCGGGCTGCCAAACAAATTGCTGCCTTGCTTTCAATGCCGTACCTACAGCTTGTTTAGCGGTAATATTTGCCGAAAACTGATCGCCGTTGGCTGTCTTTACCACCTGACTGCCCGCATCATTGAACGTGCTTTTATTTAGAACTATTTTTTCGGTAAGCCTGGGCTGAGTAGGATTTTCGGACAGAAGCATTTTACCAGACCTGTCGAAATATTGAATAAATCCGGACTGGGTAGATATCACCACTTTAAGAACAGCTGATTTTAAAATAACAGATCCGGAAATTTGGTTGGCCATAAAAGGCACCGTTTTAAACTTCCGGGGTACGCAAACCTCGGTACCATTGTCTTTAAATTCTCCATTGGGCACATAACGTACCCTTACCATTGAAGCACTATTGAATTGAATACTTAACTTCCGTGTTCCTGC
Proteins encoded in this window:
- a CDS encoding carboxypeptidase-like regulatory domain-containing protein — protein: MQKLQLIKFWKIMMITISVNLFSLTLFAQTVALHGKVVDERGEALIGATIKVPGTTTATTTDINGAFTLKVPAGTTKVIVSFVGYTEHEKLLSKGVTNLGTISLTPNAKNLNEVVVVGYGTLKRENVTGTVVSVDAKVLKEIPASNVFDQLKGRVAGLDVVQGTNGPVISLRGNRTIGASPGTDGPLIVLDGEPYYNSIENIDPNNIKSIDILKGGSATAIYGSRASGGVILITTNRGRVGETITSYDTYYGINKLEGKVKMLNGKQFAQLQIDARQGAVLQSNQNVNPYDLTATETQALNEGVSTDYPSLLIKDAFVWDQSLRISSGTEKTQFNVGLGYRVNNNLEPNNGTKRISLNAALDHKINNYIKFGLSTQTTVRLINAGGGSQYQNALYISPLSYPYNADGSINLTPQVGQVDATFANPLFQSSRPDIYYNYTRGLVSNNVLYGELSPV
- the xyl3A gene encoding xylan 1,4-beta-xylosidase, which gives rise to MMKTKILIGAGLMWGLIASAQQLPYQNPALSSEARAKDLVTRLTLKEKVGLMKDVSEAVPRLGIKKFNWWSEALHGYANQGPVTVFPEPVGMAASFDDQKLFHVFDAVSDEARAKNNEYRKQVESQRFHDLSVWTPNVNIFRDPRWGRGQETYGEDPYLTSRMGVSVVKGLQGPADAKYRKLLACAKHYAVHSGPEWSRHEMNVTDVTPRDLWETYLPAFKSLVQDADVREVMCAYQRLDDEPCCGNSRLLGQILREDWGFKYLVVSDCGAITDFYNSHHSSSDATHASAKAVLSGTDVECVGYAFDKIPDAVYRGLIKEKDINTSVVRLMTQRFELGEMDKDELVPWTKIPLSVVNSEDHQKLALDMARETMTLLQNNNNILPLSKSIGKLAVIGPNANDSQMLSGNYNGTPLRTINILEGIKTKLGADHVIYDAGCDLTDDKITESLIGNCSIDGKKGIRATYWNNRNFESPTVITEQLTAPVALTTFGAHQFAQGVNTQDFSAKYETVYKASVTGELVFKLEATGSAELFINNKQVFRTGSWRSLPARFPLQVEAGKEYVIELRYKQLNNWTANLGFNFGKEIPLTYDGIIEKVKDADIVVFVGGISPKLEGEEMPVQLPGFKGGDRTDIELPAVQRNCIEALRKAGKKIVFVNCSGSAIAMVPETQNCDAILQAWYAGESGGQAVADVLFGDYNPSGHLPVTFYRNVQQLPDFSDYSMKGRTYRYLKSAPLFPFGFGLSYTTFNIGEAKLTKNNITKGEAIQLRVPVANAGKTDGTELLQVYIRKVDDPDGASKTLRGFKRIPVSAGKTEMVTLDLPPKTFEFFDPTDAVVRVSPGNYQLLYGESSDPKDLKSIQLTIR
- a CDS encoding glycoside hydrolase family 31 protein, with the protein product MIKKLVWLLLIPVFTIPSITYGRSDTTHYVLSKQGNGIVLSAGTRKLSIQFNSASMVRVRYVPNGEFKDNGTEVCVPRKFKTVPFMANQISGSVILKSAVLKVVISTQSGFIQYFDRSGKMLLSENPTQPRLTEKIVLNKSTFNDAGSQVVKTANGDQFSANITAKQAVGTALKARQQFVWQPGEALYGLGSHQEDHMNLRGTSQYLYQYNLKKSMPVLMSSKGYGLLFDAGSAMIFHDDHAGSFMEMLAVNQVDYYFMYGPEFDQIIHQFRTLTGKVELPPKYIFGYVQSKERYVNQHEVDSVVTRFRGSHIPLDVIVQDWLYWKDGLWGYKKFDAQKYPSPQKMIDDVHQQNAHFMLSIWPQLAAEEEKEMGDKGLVLGRRIYDAYSPAGRNMYWDNYVYPNLFTKGVDAWWCDSSEPVEADWNRGANDIAGDATARFVKNVKVMADLLGEERVNTFSLHHAMGIYQNQRKTGSDKRVVNLTRASFPGQQRYGTMVWNGDTKATWADFKSWIPGGLNYMVTGSPYWTIDAGAFFVRTHVEWFGKGEFPKGTADNGYKEFYVRNIQYSQWLPLFRSHGTDFAREPWRFGAPGDLFYDAILKQINLRYRLLPYTYSVAAMVTRQDYTMTRSLLFDFRKDNLVYNIKDQFMFGGAFLVCPVTSPMYYAPGDSVLNTVNKSRTLYLPAGTKWFDFWTGKQYQGGNTIVSAAPIDHIPVFVKAGSIVPMGPVMQYSAEKPDAPWEIRVYPGADGKFTIYEDEGDNYHYTEGKFATWQLSWNDKIKELMIEARKGAYTAMKTARVLHVVLVKEGVGIDLNEGNGRIVEYDGKKVTVRL